The Neodiprion fabricii isolate iyNeoFabr1 chromosome 4, iyNeoFabr1.1, whole genome shotgun sequence genome window below encodes:
- the LOC124179363 gene encoding regulator of microtubule dynamics protein 1-like isoform X1 has product MYSMKQESVRMRKAPHTMSDINSPRLIATAVAAAFGVIGAVGLFVYQKIREQQQTERVRRDLDKMGETMAELQAQLDLLRLQQNQRRNRERISRRKPNLKNSSTYSATDNDTDVDAFSTADTEFDDDEFFDFSDMESGDGDNERISGPTNELDRRLAETDKLIEASELRPGSECEEALSTLRNLLVKYPDNIEVIWRLARACHRCSTNATETSKKLALIVEGLKPCERFEEADSADFHKWYAILIGSHGMFLSTKEKIEGGYRFKKHLNKALEIRPEDPVLHHLSGRFKFEVAGLTWIERKVASTLFAEPPSATYEEAIVDFERAEELTIKPFKDNKLLLGKCYVAVGRYQDAIRWFEETSNIPTVSEEDRVSQNEADQLLSKYSKYRS; this is encoded by the exons ATGTATTCCATGAAACAAGAGTCCGTCAGAATGAGAAAAGCTCCCCA CACCATGAGTGATATAAACTCTCCGCGACTGATTGCGACTGCAGTTGCTGCAGCGTTTGGCGTTATCGGGGCTGTGGGTCTGTTCGTGTACCAGAAAATAAGAGAACAACAACAGACCGAAAGAGTCAGACGAGATTTGGATAAAATGGGTGAAACTATGGCCGAACTACAAGCACAGTTGGATCTTTTGAG ATTACAGCAAAATCAACGCAGGAATCGAGAAAGAATATCGCGACGAAAGCCGAATCTTAAAAATAGCAGCACTTATTCTGCAACAGATAATGACACTGACGTAGACGCCTTTTCAACAGCTGACACAGAGTTTGACGATGATGAATTCTTTGATTTCTCCGACATGGAGTCAGGCGATGGAGACAATGAAAG GATCTCAGGACCAACAAACGAACTGGACAGAAGGCtcgctgaaacagacaaactAATTGAAGCATCGGAACTACGTCCAGGTAGCGAGTGTGAAGAGGCTCTTAGTACACTACGTAATCTACTTGTTAAATATCCAGATAATATTGAAGTTATATGGAGGCTGGCAAGAGCTTGTCACAGATGCTCCACAAATGCTACGGAGACAAGTAAAAAGCTGGCTCTTATCGTCGAAG GTCTCAAGCCTTGCGAAAGATTTGAAGAAGCAGACAGCGCAGACTTTCACAAGTGGTACGCAATACTGATAGGATCACACGGAATGTTTCTTTCtactaaagaaaaaatagaaggtGGCTACCGCTTCAAAAAACATCTCAACAAAGCATTAGAAATCAGACCAGAAGACCCGGTACTTCATCATTTATCGGGAAGGTTCAAGTTTGAAGTTGCTGGCTTAACCTGGATTGAGAGAAAG GTTGCGTCAACATTGTTCGCAGAACCTCCAAGTGCAACTTACGAGGAAGCGATTGTCGATTTTGAACGTGCCGAAGAATTGACGATAAAGCCATTTAAAGATAACAAATTACTTCTCGGTAAATGTTATGTAGCAGTTGGGCGTTATCAAGATGCAATCAGATGGTTCGAAGAAACTAGCAACATTCCGACAGTTAGCGAAGAAGACCGTGTTTCGCAAAATGAGGCCGATCAACTTTTATCAAAATACTCTAAATATCGTTCATAA
- the LOC124179363 gene encoding regulator of microtubule dynamics protein 3-like isoform X3 — protein MYSMKQESVRMRKAPHTMSDINSPRLIATAVAAAFGVIGAVGLFVYQKIREQQQTERVRRDLDKMGETMAELQAQLDLLRLQQNQRRNRERISRRKPNLKNSSTYSATDNDTDVDAFSTADTEFDDDEFFDFSDMESGDGDNERISGPTNELDRRLAETDKLIEASELRPGSECEEALSTLRNLLVKYPDNIEVIWRLARACHRCSTNATETSKKLALIVEGLKPCERFEEADSADFHKWYAILIGSHGMFLSTKEKIEGGYRFKKHLNKALEIRPEDPVLHHLSGRFKFEVAGLTWIERKNLQVQLTRKRLSILNVPKN, from the exons ATGTATTCCATGAAACAAGAGTCCGTCAGAATGAGAAAAGCTCCCCA CACCATGAGTGATATAAACTCTCCGCGACTGATTGCGACTGCAGTTGCTGCAGCGTTTGGCGTTATCGGGGCTGTGGGTCTGTTCGTGTACCAGAAAATAAGAGAACAACAACAGACCGAAAGAGTCAGACGAGATTTGGATAAAATGGGTGAAACTATGGCCGAACTACAAGCACAGTTGGATCTTTTGAG ATTACAGCAAAATCAACGCAGGAATCGAGAAAGAATATCGCGACGAAAGCCGAATCTTAAAAATAGCAGCACTTATTCTGCAACAGATAATGACACTGACGTAGACGCCTTTTCAACAGCTGACACAGAGTTTGACGATGATGAATTCTTTGATTTCTCCGACATGGAGTCAGGCGATGGAGACAATGAAAG GATCTCAGGACCAACAAACGAACTGGACAGAAGGCtcgctgaaacagacaaactAATTGAAGCATCGGAACTACGTCCAGGTAGCGAGTGTGAAGAGGCTCTTAGTACACTACGTAATCTACTTGTTAAATATCCAGATAATATTGAAGTTATATGGAGGCTGGCAAGAGCTTGTCACAGATGCTCCACAAATGCTACGGAGACAAGTAAAAAGCTGGCTCTTATCGTCGAAG GTCTCAAGCCTTGCGAAAGATTTGAAGAAGCAGACAGCGCAGACTTTCACAAGTGGTACGCAATACTGATAGGATCACACGGAATGTTTCTTTCtactaaagaaaaaatagaaggtGGCTACCGCTTCAAAAAACATCTCAACAAAGCATTAGAAATCAGACCAGAAGACCCGGTACTTCATCATTTATCGGGAAGGTTCAAGTTTGAAGTTGCTGGCTTAACCTGGATTGAGAGAAAG AACCTCCAAGTGCAACTTACGAGGAAGCGATTGTCGATTTTGAACGTGCCGAAGAATTGA
- the LOC124179363 gene encoding regulator of microtubule dynamics protein 1-like isoform X2, with translation MSDINSPRLIATAVAAAFGVIGAVGLFVYQKIREQQQTERVRRDLDKMGETMAELQAQLDLLRLQQNQRRNRERISRRKPNLKNSSTYSATDNDTDVDAFSTADTEFDDDEFFDFSDMESGDGDNERISGPTNELDRRLAETDKLIEASELRPGSECEEALSTLRNLLVKYPDNIEVIWRLARACHRCSTNATETSKKLALIVEGLKPCERFEEADSADFHKWYAILIGSHGMFLSTKEKIEGGYRFKKHLNKALEIRPEDPVLHHLSGRFKFEVAGLTWIERKVASTLFAEPPSATYEEAIVDFERAEELTIKPFKDNKLLLGKCYVAVGRYQDAIRWFEETSNIPTVSEEDRVSQNEADQLLSKYSKYRS, from the exons ATGAGTGATATAAACTCTCCGCGACTGATTGCGACTGCAGTTGCTGCAGCGTTTGGCGTTATCGGGGCTGTGGGTCTGTTCGTGTACCAGAAAATAAGAGAACAACAACAGACCGAAAGAGTCAGACGAGATTTGGATAAAATGGGTGAAACTATGGCCGAACTACAAGCACAGTTGGATCTTTTGAG ATTACAGCAAAATCAACGCAGGAATCGAGAAAGAATATCGCGACGAAAGCCGAATCTTAAAAATAGCAGCACTTATTCTGCAACAGATAATGACACTGACGTAGACGCCTTTTCAACAGCTGACACAGAGTTTGACGATGATGAATTCTTTGATTTCTCCGACATGGAGTCAGGCGATGGAGACAATGAAAG GATCTCAGGACCAACAAACGAACTGGACAGAAGGCtcgctgaaacagacaaactAATTGAAGCATCGGAACTACGTCCAGGTAGCGAGTGTGAAGAGGCTCTTAGTACACTACGTAATCTACTTGTTAAATATCCAGATAATATTGAAGTTATATGGAGGCTGGCAAGAGCTTGTCACAGATGCTCCACAAATGCTACGGAGACAAGTAAAAAGCTGGCTCTTATCGTCGAAG GTCTCAAGCCTTGCGAAAGATTTGAAGAAGCAGACAGCGCAGACTTTCACAAGTGGTACGCAATACTGATAGGATCACACGGAATGTTTCTTTCtactaaagaaaaaatagaaggtGGCTACCGCTTCAAAAAACATCTCAACAAAGCATTAGAAATCAGACCAGAAGACCCGGTACTTCATCATTTATCGGGAAGGTTCAAGTTTGAAGTTGCTGGCTTAACCTGGATTGAGAGAAAG GTTGCGTCAACATTGTTCGCAGAACCTCCAAGTGCAACTTACGAGGAAGCGATTGTCGATTTTGAACGTGCCGAAGAATTGACGATAAAGCCATTTAAAGATAACAAATTACTTCTCGGTAAATGTTATGTAGCAGTTGGGCGTTATCAAGATGCAATCAGATGGTTCGAAGAAACTAGCAACATTCCGACAGTTAGCGAAGAAGACCGTGTTTCGCAAAATGAGGCCGATCAACTTTTATCAAAATACTCTAAATATCGTTCATAA